In the genome of Desulfovulcanus ferrireducens, the window TCGTTTAGAAAATGTCCTCCTGACAGGCTGGCATGCTCTTTTAGTCTGTCCCAGAATACATATTTCAACTGCCTGGGCTTATCGCGCCTGGGATGTAAAACAAAAAAAAGATTATCTCTTGACAAGAGAAGGGGGTAAGGATAAAAAGGCGACCTTCACAAGGACGTTGGTTCTTTACAATAGTTTTGAGCAGGTCGTGCTTCCTGAGTTCAGGCTGTTATATGATTTAAAATTGATTATGGTAAGAAGTGGAGCTAGTGCTGTTGTTTTGAGTGGGTCGGGCTCTAGTATGATAGCCTTCTTTAGGAGAGCAGAACTTCAGGAGCAAGCCAGCCTTATTTTGAGTCAACTTTCCATACCTTTCTATACATATCACTTCTAATGCTGGGGCGTCGCCAAGTGGTAAGGCAACGGGTTTTGGTCCCGTCATTCGAGGGTTCGAATCCTTCCGCCCCAGCCAATTTTTTTTTAGAGGAAAAGATGCCGAGGCATGGAGAATTAAAAATTATCACTGGGACTGCCAATCCTTCGCTTGCGGAGGGGATTTGTGATCATTTGGGCATGAACTTAAGTCCAACCCTCGTGACTACTTTTAGCGATGGAGAGATACGGGTAGAGATTGGAGATAATGTACGCGGTGATGATGTATTTGTAGTTCAATCTACATGTGCCCCTGTAAATCATAACCTTATGGAACTTTGTTTGATGCTTGATGCGCTGAAGCGTGCCAGTGTGGGGCGGGTGACTGCAGTCGTTCCTTATTATGGTTATGCTCGTCAGGACCGCAAGGTTGTGCCTAGGGTTCCTATTAGCGCAAAGCTGGTGGCAGACTTTATCACGGTTGCAGGGGTTAATCGTTTGTTGACCGTTGATCTTCATGCCGGACAGATTCAGGGGTTTTTTAATATTCCAGTCGACAATTTGTTTGCAGCTGAAGTGCTGTTGGATTATATGCGCCAATTTAATGGCGATGTGGTGGTGGTCTCGCCCGATGCAGGGGGGACAGAGCGTGCCAGAGCCTATGCCAAGCGTTTAGGGGCGGAGCTCGCTATAATAGATAAGCGTCGAGATGCGCCTAATAAGGCTGAGGCGATGCGTATTATCGGGGATGTACGAGATAAGACGGCTATAGTTCTTGATGACATGATTGACACTGCCGGGACTATGGTTGCGGCGGGCAAGGTTTTGGCTGAGAATGGGGCCAGGGAGGTATATGCTTGTGCCACGCATCCTGTTTTGTCTGGTCCGGCCGTGACTAGGTTGGAGCAGTCTGTTTTTAAAGAGATTATTGTTACGGATACTATACCTCTTGTTGAAAAGGCCAGGCAGTGTTCAAAGTTTAAAGTGATTTCTGTAGCCAGTCTGCTGGCTAAGGCCATACATAATATCCATACAGAGTCATCAGTCAGCGTGTTGTTTTCGCACTAATTGGTTTAAGTCTAGAATTTTCTAGAATTTAATGTATGGAGTTTAGGGTTTAAAGTAATTGTTGTGGAAGTGTGAAATTGACTTTTGTCGTTTAAGTAGTAGGATAAAATTTTCAATTAACTTCAAGCTCTAAACTCCAAACTTTAAAGGAGAATAGAAATGTCAGAGATACTTACCCTGCAAGTTGAAACGAGGACAGCAAAGGGCAAGGGAGCAAGCCGTAAGCTTCGCAAACAGGGTTTCGTTCCGGCGGTGTACTATAATGCCAAAGGTGAAAATATTCCTCTTCAGGTTCGTTCCACTCCTTTCCGTAAAACATGGGAGCAGGCTGGCTCGACTCACGTGGTTGAGCTTGAAATTGCTGATGGTGACAAAGTTGAAAAGCGTCCGGCCCTTATTTGGGCAGTGGACAAGCATCCATTCAAGTCTATACTTATTCATGTTGATTTTTATGGTGTTGATTTAGAAAAAGAGGTCACTCTTCAGGTGCCTGTTCAAGTTGTAGGCAAGGCTAAAGGTGTTGAAGCCGGCGGTATTATTGAGATTTATCGCGATCAACTCGAAGTAACTTGTTTACCTACCCATATACCCGAACATATTGTTATTGATGTCACAGACCTGGATATCAATCAAAATCTACTTGTTAGTGATTTAACTCTTCCGGATGGTGTAAAAGCTGTTTTTGAAGAAAATTTTGCTGTAGTAGGAATTGTTGAGCCAGCTTCTTCCGACACAGGGGGAGAGGAAGGCGAGGAAGAAGAAGTAGAAGAGTAGTAATTAATAAGAGTTTAAGAAATCAATTTTAATATAAATAACATAAGCCCCTTTATTGGGGCTTTTATTTTGGGCTATTTTAGATGGTTTTTGAATCATGCGATTTTCTGGACTAATAGTCGGACTGGGTAATCCTGGACGGAAGTATGTAAAAACCAGGCATAATTTTGGCTTTCAAGTTGTTGATTTATTTTTAAGCCAAAAAGAACGATATGGTCCGGGGGTAGTGAAGAAAAAGCTGAAGTCTCTGGACTTGGAGCTTTATGCGTGGGACGACGAAGATAAAAAGCAGTCATGGCTTATTTTAAAGCCTTTGACTTATATGAATAACAGTGGGGTGGCTGTTTCCAAAATAATGCGCAAGTTTTTTTTGTCGCCAGATAAGGTTTTGGTTCTTCATGATGAGTTGGATTTGCCACTGGGAAGATTAAAATTTAAATTCGGTGGAGGTCTGGCCGGTCACAATGGACTTCGTTCTATTGCGAGATATTTGGGCTCCCGGGAATTTGCCCGGTTGAGGCTTGGTATCGGCAGGCCTGAGCCTGGGGGCGATATAGCCGGTTATGTCTTGTCAGATTTTCATCCTGGTGAGCAAGATGTTTGGCTCAAGGTTGTTGAGAAAGCAGTGTTAGCCCTGGATATTTATTGTCAACATGGTTTCGAGTATGCCCAACAAATAGTAAATAGTTGGAAAATAAACTAATTTTGGCAGAAGTTAAGAAATTTAAAAGCTGACCATAGACTTATTCTCAGGTTTGAGGTATAACTTGCACGCTGCTTGAAATAAGGCAACATAAATTTGCTTTCCCGGAGGAAGAAAGTGTTTTCAGTTGGTGAATTAGTAGTCTATCCCGCCTAAGGCGTCGGAAAAGTTGAAGCTATAGAAGAGCAGGAGATTGGAGGGGTTAAAACTCAATTATATATTGTGCGCATTCTAAGTAATAACGTAACATTGATGGTTCCTACCGCCAATGCTGAAAATGTTGGGTTAAGGCCAGTATATAACAAGGAAGAAGGCGAGGCTATATTAGAGTTTTTAAAGGATCGTTCAGATTTTACAGGCTATTCTGGTCAGAATTGGAACCGCCGCTACCGTGAATATTCTGAGAAATTAAAGAGTAAAGAACTAAAAGATGTAGCTTATGTCCTTAAAGAGCTTTATCTGATTAGTAAGGATAAAGAGTTATCGTTTGGAGAAAGAAGGCTTTTAGAACAAGCTATGGGACTTATATCCATGGAGCTTTCTTATGCTCTAGGCGTAACTCAAAGTGAGGCAAAAAGAAAAATTGAAGAACTTTTTGCTGATATACTTAAAGCAAATGAAGAGGTAAACGAGGTTGATGAAGAATAGCTTTTTCAGTTGACATAGCTATAAAATAGTATATATTTTTATATAACTTTATATTCCGCATTGGGTATCCTATCTATAGTTGCCAACCAAGAATACAAGAATATAGGCAAACACTTAACTCCCTTCTATAGAGACTAGATCTTTTAAACAAAATTAAAATTAATTTTCAATAGGCTTATATACTTTGATGCTTCTACTATCCTAAGTAGGGTAGGATTAGTACGTCATTTGTTTTGGTTTATTTTAAATTTTATGAATTATGCTGCGTAAATTTTTTTTAATTTCAAGATTAAACTTTTTGCATATTTTTTTACCCCTAATTTTTTAGTTTCTACAACTAAGTGCATACCACTTTTATACATATCCATTTATTGCTTTCTTGCATAGAGAATCAATGATTACGCCAAAAACTAAATTTGTATTTTTGTCAAACGGTATCTTGTGTAACGTATTGAAGCAATATACAATTTTAAATGCCATGCGTCTTGTTTTGGCTGGATTGCTAGGTGGCTGGTTAGTTAAAATTATATTATAAATATTTAAGGAGAAAATTTTTATGAATTTGTCTGAATTGAAGACTAAATCCATGAATGAGTTGATGGAGTTGGCTAGTCAGTTTAAAATTGAGAATCCGAGTGGGTTGCGTAAACAAGAATTAATATTTTCTATTCTTCAGGCCTGTGCGTCCCAAAATGGGACTATATATGGAGAAGGTGTTTTGGAGATTTTGCCTGATGGATTTGGTTTTTTACGTTCGCCCATGTATAGTTATATGCCAGGTCCGGACGATATATATGTTTCACCTTCTCAGATAAGAAGATTTGGTTTGCGTACTGGTGACGTTGTCTCTGGTCAGATCAGGCCGCCCAAGGAGGGAGAACGTTATTTTGCTTTGCTAAGAGTCAATAAAATTGGCTATGCTGACCCGGATGAATCCAAGAATTTGGTTTTATTTGATAATTTAACCCCAATTTATCCTAATGAACGGTACATTATGGAGAATGGCGCTGAAAATTATTCGGCGCGTATAATTGATCTTTTAACTCCTATTGGAAAAGGTCAAAGAGGGTTGATTGTTGCTCCTCCAAGGACAGGAAAAACCATGCTTCTACAGACCATTGCCAATTCTATAAATGCTAACCATCCCGACGCCTTTCTCATAGTGCTGCTCATAGATGAGCGTCCAGAAGAAGTCACAGACATGGAGCGTACAGTCAAAGCCGAAGTAATTAGCTCCACTTTTGATGAACCACCCCAAAGGCATGTCCAGGTGGCGGAAATGGTTTTGGAAAAAGCCAAGCGCTTGGTTGAGCGGAAGATGGATGTGGTTATTTTACTGGATAGCATCACAAGGTTGGGGCGGGCATATAATGCTATAACCCCCTCATCCGGTCGGGTTCTGTCCGGAGGTTTGGACGCCAATGCTCTGCAAAGGCCAAAGAGATTTTTTGGGGCTGCACGAAATATTGAAGAAGGAGGAAGCCTGACCATTATTGCAACAGCCTTAATCGACACGGGTTCGCGCATGGATGAGGTTATATTTGAAGAGTTTAAAGGTACTGGCAATATGGACCTTTACCTGGATCGGCACCTGGCTGATAAGCGGGTTTTTCCTGCAATCGATATAAATCGTTCGGGAACCCGCAAGGAAGACTTGCTCTTACCTAAAGATGTGTTAAACCGCGTGTGGATCTTGCGTAAAGTCCTTTCGCCCATGAATCCCATCAATAGTATGGAATTCCTTTTGGATAAAATGCGAGGAACAAAAAATAATAAAGAATTTTTGGATATGATGAATAAATAGTAATTTTATTGTATTTCGGTAAACTTTTTATTAAACTTGGATAATTATTTAAATATGTTTTACTCGAGTCCAGAATATCGGACCCAAAGCTTGGACCTTGGACATTGAATATTAAACATCAAGTCACAAAATACCTGTCTCTTATCCTGATATTTTTCTTTGTTTTTACCCCTTCTGTTTCAAAAGGATACCTGGGCGAGTTTACCATCAAAGATGAGGCAAAGCTGGGGGAGAAGTTTAAAAAACTGATCCGTACCAGGTTCCCGATTATTGAAGATCCGGAAGTGA includes:
- a CDS encoding ribose-phosphate diphosphokinase; this encodes MPRHGELKIITGTANPSLAEGICDHLGMNLSPTLVTTFSDGEIRVEIGDNVRGDDVFVVQSTCAPVNHNLMELCLMLDALKRASVGRVTAVVPYYGYARQDRKVVPRVPISAKLVADFITVAGVNRLLTVDLHAGQIQGFFNIPVDNLFAAEVLLDYMRQFNGDVVVVSPDAGGTERARAYAKRLGAELAIIDKRRDAPNKAEAMRIIGDVRDKTAIVLDDMIDTAGTMVAAGKVLAENGAREVYACATHPVLSGPAVTRLEQSVFKEIIVTDTIPLVEKARQCSKFKVISVASLLAKAIHNIHTESSVSVLFSH
- a CDS encoding 50S ribosomal protein L25/general stress protein Ctc translates to MSEILTLQVETRTAKGKGASRKLRKQGFVPAVYYNAKGENIPLQVRSTPFRKTWEQAGSTHVVELEIADGDKVEKRPALIWAVDKHPFKSILIHVDFYGVDLEKEVTLQVPVQVVGKAKGVEAGGIIEIYRDQLEVTCLPTHIPEHIVIDVTDLDINQNLLVSDLTLPDGVKAVFEENFAVVGIVEPASSDTGGEEGEEEEVEE
- the pth gene encoding aminoacyl-tRNA hydrolase, translating into MRFSGLIVGLGNPGRKYVKTRHNFGFQVVDLFLSQKERYGPGVVKKKLKSLDLELYAWDDEDKKQSWLILKPLTYMNNSGVAVSKIMRKFFLSPDKVLVLHDELDLPLGRLKFKFGGGLAGHNGLRSIARYLGSREFARLRLGIGRPEPGGDIAGYVLSDFHPGEQDVWLKVVEKAVLALDIYCQHGFEYAQQIVNSWKIN
- the rho gene encoding transcription termination factor Rho gives rise to the protein MNLSELKTKSMNELMELASQFKIENPSGLRKQELIFSILQACASQNGTIYGEGVLEILPDGFGFLRSPMYSYMPGPDDIYVSPSQIRRFGLRTGDVVSGQIRPPKEGERYFALLRVNKIGYADPDESKNLVLFDNLTPIYPNERYIMENGAENYSARIIDLLTPIGKGQRGLIVAPPRTGKTMLLQTIANSINANHPDAFLIVLLIDERPEEVTDMERTVKAEVISSTFDEPPQRHVQVAEMVLEKAKRLVERKMDVVILLDSITRLGRAYNAITPSSGRVLSGGLDANALQRPKRFFGAARNIEEGGSLTIIATALIDTGSRMDEVIFEEFKGTGNMDLYLDRHLADKRVFPAIDINRSGTRKEDLLLPKDVLNRVWILRKVLSPMNPINSMEFLLDKMRGTKNNKEFLDMMNK